The Scyliorhinus canicula chromosome 13, sScyCan1.1, whole genome shotgun sequence genome contains a region encoding:
- the LOC119976667 gene encoding zinc finger protein 271-like, whose product MDLLNHLQHKASFMEEKSFQCEMCDRTFPKLSRLVQHRRTHTGEKPFTCKVCDKSFSQTSNLRVHKCIQKGENLFTCNVCSKSFSQSWTLRVHLRIHTGEKPFLCVVCGKTFSQPSTLCAHQRIHTGEKPFRCEMCNKSFRQSSHLREHKRIHTGEKPFTCKVCDKSFSLLRNLHAHQLIHTGEEIVKCEDCGKVFTNLRSLQLHQTIHTGEKHFNCEICEKGFATSSTLLIHQRIHTGEKPFKCEFCEMTFSQNYHLLRHQRIHTGEKPFKCEVCDRTFSQSSTLVKHRRIHTGEKPFRCEVCDKSFSESSHLRRHQRIHTGEKPFTCKVCNKSFSYSSSLCAHQHIHTGEKPFKCEMCDKSFAESWDLLKHQRVHIGERLFTCKVCAKSFSDSTSLCAHQYIHTGEKPFPDQVCDKSFSRSSNLVFHQRIHTGE is encoded by the coding sequence ATGGATCTATTGAATCATCTGCAACACAAGGCCAGCTTCATGGAAGAGAAATCATTCCAGTGTGAGATGTGTGATCGAACTTTCCCAAAGTTGTCGAGGCTCGTGCAACATCGACGTactcacacaggagagaaaccattcacgtGCAAGGTGTGCGACAAATCATTCTCACAGACATCGAACCTCCGTGTACACAAATGTATTCAGAAAGGTGAGAACCTATTCACATGCAATGTTTGCAGCAAGTCTTTCTCGCAGTCATGGACACTGCGTGTTCATCTgcgcattcacacaggggagaaaccattcttATGTGTCGTTTGTGGCAAAACATTCTCACAGCCATCAACCCTCTGTGCAcatcaacgcattcacacaggggagaagccattcagatGTGAGATGTGCAACAAATCATTCAGGCAATCATCGCACCTCCGCGAACACAAACGCATTCACACAGGTGAGAAACCTTTCACCTGCAAGGTGTGCGACAAATCATTCTCACTTTTAAGGAATCTCCATGCCCATCAGCTCATTCACACAGGGGAGGAAATTGTCAAGTGTGAGGATTGTGGCAAAGTTTTCACAAACTTAAGGAGTCTCCAGCTACATCAGACAATCCACACAGGAGAGAAACATTTCAATTGTGAGATTTGTGAGAAAGGTTTTGCAACATCTTCAACCCTCCTGATACACCAGaggattcacacaggggagaaacccttcaaGTGTGAATTTTGTGAGATGACTTTCTCACAAAACTATCATCTCCTGAGGCACCAGaggattcacacaggggagaaacctttCAAGTGTGAGGTGTGCGATCGAACGTTCTCACAATCATCAACGTTGGTAAAACACCGACgtattcatactggggagaagccattcaggtGTGAGGTGTGCGACAAATCATTCTCAGAATCATCGCATCTGCGCAGACACCAACGCatacacactggggagaaaccatttacATGCAAGGTTTGTAACAAATCATTCTCATACTCATCATCCCTCTGTGCacaccaacacattcacacaggggagaaaccattcaagtgTGAGATGTGCGACAAGAGCTTTGCAGAATCCTGGGACCTgctgaaacatcagcgagttcacattgGGGAAAGGCTATTCACGTGTAAGGTGTGTGCCAAATCATTCTCGGACTCAACCTCCCTCTGTGCACATCAAtacattcacacaggggagaaacctttCCCAGACCAGGTGTGTGACAAATCCTTCTCGAGGTCCTCAAACCTTGTGTTCCATCAGAGGATCCACACAGGGGAGTGA